The following nucleotide sequence is from Cucumis melo cultivar AY chromosome 1, USDA_Cmelo_AY_1.0, whole genome shotgun sequence.
GTTGCTTGGATTTGCGTTTTTTTGGCGAAATGAATGGTGGAAACGAGGTCGTTGCAGCTCCGGCCGGCCCGCCACAGCCGCTGGACTGGAAATTCTCTCAGGTATTTGGCGAACGTACAGCCGGTGAAGAAGTTCAAGAAGGTACTATTCACTTTATACTGTAATCCCGATGTTTTCATTTCCATTTGGGGTTTCTCGATCCAATTCAAATTTGTTGCATCCATTACAATTAGGGTTTTTTTCACGCCTCCGATCTGTTTCAGATTGTAGCTCGTTCTGTTAATTTGGAATTTTTTGTTGCGGATCTCTATCTGGTACCTTCTTGGACCTGCGAGTCAATATGTggtttttatgttttgtttgcTGGGAATTCTTGTTTTGTGTTCTGTAATGAGAGGGAGTTGAGTTTGCTAGCCTTCCCCAAGGTTGTGCAgcattatttctttcttttttcttttttgttaggATTAGTAAGAAGCTTCAAACCTAAGCCTGGTGAGTGACTTGTGTAATAGCTTTGAGTCTCTGGGTTGAATTTACTGCATGCTCTTTCTAGCATCAGCCCTCAGATTTTCCTCCTCTTGATAGTAAGTGAATGCAAAGAGCAATGATTAACTGTGTGGAGTGACTCCTCGATGTGTGATCCCCTCCACCCCCCTTTCAAACCATCGTTGAGATGGGATAAATTTCACGTAAACACTCGAGCCTTTCTGGTCATAAGAAAACCTGACAAATGCCTGGTTCCTGTTTTTCTGGAAATACCTGTATGTGAGAATTTTGAGTTATGCTTAGCTAGCTTTAAAGCTTGGTTTGGATTGTTCCCTTCCCGATGTGAAACCAAAATGCAAGTAATATGACAAACAAGCTTATTGAATTCCTATCACGAGCTGACAAGTGTATTAAATTCCCTGCAATGAACCAACAACCACCCTTTAGCAGTTTCTGTGCTCACAGTCCACTTTTGGCATATGGTGTTGTAGCCTGTAGGCATATCATATAAAGTTAAAACGGTCTTATTTTCCTCCCTTTTTGGAAATTGTTGTGGGAAAATGTTCGAATTTCTTAGAGGATCCCAGGATCTATCACTATCTTTGGGAGTTAATTTGTTCTCTTTTCTATCTTTCTCTCTTATTTCCTTTGAGTGCTACAACCGAACCTCCTTGTAGTGAGTTACTCTCCTTTATGATTCACGTTGGTGAGAAACTTTTTCTGCCACTCTTGGCTTTTGTGTTAGTAGAACAGAGGTATTTCCCAAACCCCTTATTACTCACACCATCATATGTGACTTGAACTCTCTGATGATTCTTTGGGCAGTCTTCATGCTTCTATTGTCTTTCACAACCCAACAATTGCTTGTCTCATTGTTacatttcctttccttttcccaACTATGGCATTCCTCGAGATAATAGCCCTTGTTGCAGTCTCTCATCCTGGTGCGTGAAGGTAGACATGTATTATCAAGCTTggtaaaggttttttttttttttttttttttttttttttttttttttgtgttctCATCTAGATTCTTGGTTTTAAGTTTAGCATTCCTGTTACATTGGTGATGGGTGTTTCACTTCACATCAACTCAGTCGTTTCAACATGAAAGCTTTTTCTTTCAAACTATCTGTATATATTTACTCTCTGCAATGGTTTTTGGCTGATTGGATCTGCAATATGTGAAAATCTTGGAGTTGTCTAATAGATGCAGCAATTCTCGTTCTTTTAGTCAGTTTGATCATTGATGCATGCATTTTTCATGGTTCTGTTTTTTTGTTTCCTCTATGTATGAATTTCTGAAGCTCTATATTCACCTCCTTTTTGGCAGTTGATATTATTTCAGCAATTGAATTTGATAAAAGTGGGGATCATCTTGCTACTGGTGACCGTGGTGGCCGGGTGGTACTCTTTGAGAGGACAGATACGAAAGATGTTTGTCTCTTGGAATGCCCTCTTTGTTTAGTACCCCTGGATATGCTTCTTGCTTCCTGTGTCCATTAgcatcttatttatttattttttgcttTAACTTTTAGCATGGTGGATCGAGAAGGGATTTGGAGAGGATGGATAATGCAATTATCAGGCATCCAGAGTTTCGTTATAAAACAGAATTTCAGAGTCATGAGCCTGAGGTATTCTCCCCACCATtagtcttttaattttttattacttACATGTGTGTGTGTTTATATATGTATTATATTGACGGATTCaattatattcatatttatgtttCATTTGCATTGCTTTGATCAGTTTGACTACCTGAAGAGtttggaaattgaggaaaaaattaacaaaatcaGATGGTGCCAGCCAGCTAATGGAGCCTTATTTCTGTTATCTACTAATGACAAAACAATCAAGTACTGGAAGGTAGGCTACTATCTATATATCTCTCGTTATTATTCCATGCGGAGAACACTAGATTTGGTAGTTGATCAAATGCTAGCAATTATATCTGAGTATCTTGGTAGTATATTTCTGGAGGTTACCCAGTGTTTTCTTGTAGCCCTTTTGTCTTTTCTGCACCATTTAcatctttcttttgtttccgAGTGTTGATCAGGTGCAAGAAAAGAAGGTTAAAAAGGTTTCAACTATGAATGTGGATCCTTCAAAACCTGCTGGAAACGGCAGCAATGCTAGTTCAAGCAATTCAAGCAGCTCTGGACCATATCTTGCAAATGGAGGATCCCCAGACCGGTATCCCAGTAATGACCTCTCATTTCCAGCGAGAGGGATACAATCGCTACGCCTACCAGTGGTAGGCCTTCACCTTCTTGTAACTGGGCATATATTAACTTGTTATTGGTTATTTTTgggaaaatatcaatttatactcCTAAACCTTGGATTGTGTTAATTAAAACCTGAACTAacaattgtatcaatttaaaccctgAATTTTTGTAAGTGTATTAATTTATACCCTCTATTACGTTTTGTTTAGAAAACATCGCGTGAGACTTGTAATTGTATCAATTAGTCCCCTAAAATTtataagtaaatcaatttagACTACCGGTTAGAATTTCTTTTGAGAATCATCCATCAACTCTAATTGTCTATTTTGTAAAACCAACATTTATAAAAGTCTACACATGTAACTGATGTATGGATGATTTTCAAAGGTAATCGTAATGGTGGGTCTAAATCGATTTGCTTATGAACATTTAGGAGTTCCATTGATATGAATTAGAAGTATTACATAATATTTGTTGAATGAAATCTGGAGAATGGAGAATGGTGTAGATTGATACATTTACAAAAGTTCGGGGTTTTAATTGATACATTTACTTGTTTAGAGTGTAAATTGCCACAATTATTCGATCAACATTTATTTGATACAACCCCGAACTGTAGGGGTATATACTGATACTTTCCCTTACTTTTAGTTAAGGTCTTCTGTCTTCTTCTATGACATTTTTTTCTCCTCTCTTAAAAAGTGAAGCTTGTTACCATGTCGTATCGTGGTGTAAATTGTCTTATTTCGTCTTGTATAGCTATACTCCCCTTTTAACAAATCGGACAGCCTTTTGTAACCAAAATGGATTTTTCAACCCTTTTAAATTTCATACAGCaatgaaattgtttcttatAAGAAAAATAGTTATTTTACTTTATTCTTTTTAAGAATGCATTTGCCAAATTTCAAAATCAGGAGTAGAACTTTGGTAACTATTGTTTTCAGTTGTTAAGATTTGGCTAAGTTTTTAGTAGTAAATTACAAATAGAGAAAAATGTTAGGAAATATACGTTATGTTTagaaaaagaagttgaaaataaaagacctaatttcatcatcttcttccttttattttatttttagttttttatttttaatgctTGAGTTCTTAAGACACTAGTTTTGCAGGTAACTAGCCACGAGACTAACCTGGTTGCAAGATGTCGGAGAGTGTATGCTCACGCTCATGATTATCATATCAACTCCATCTCCAATAATAGGTTTGGTGTCTTCCACTGGAATCTGAAGTTTTTGTTATGTGTATATTCTGTTATGCTTTTTGAGTCCTTGATGGAACGTTTTGTCTTCGGTAACCTTGGCTATACATGGTAATTTGTTTCAGCATCTTgccattttattttatttatgccTTGTATTAAGCACACGAGTATTTTCATCTTGTGttttgtacttttctatttttaacTAGGTCTTTTCATTCGTATATGACAAGGAAGAAAAGAGTTTGAAAATACATACTCCCAGAGGgggaagaaaggaaaaggaaaaacaaaaatgtaaaagatTGCAGGAATCCAAAAACGAAATATAGGGACCAAAAAAGAAGctaactaaaaaaaatgattgcaAAGCTAGAAGATAATAGCGAGTTAGCAACAAAGACTCGTAACTTTCAAACAAAAGCTGTGTCTTTAATGAGAACTAGGAAGCTCCTCAAACCACTGAAGCTTCAAACAGAAAATGCACAAACCAGCTTCAAACATCTAGCCGAGAAAGGAATAGCAACTGTCAAGGAGAAAAGTACAAACACCACAAGGctaaagaagaaaacaaacaaaacaacaaaaagcCCTTTTAACACCAAGCTCAACTCGGAAGAAAACCCCAACGAGTAGCAACTTCACCCTATAACTGAAAACTGATGAGATTACTAGCACTTCAAGCCAACGAAAAATGCACCAAAAAGGAAATGAACAAAACCAATGGAAgatctttttttcattttcatcttttgTGTTGATGAGGGGGAGAAGAAGACTCATCCAGCAGCTTCTTTGAAGGCAAATTACGTTCttgataattatatatgaaAAAGCTTCAAAATCTTAATCATCAAATACCTCTTCATGCCCATCAATGATTGAAAGTTGAACTTCTAAGTCATCACTACAAAGACTCAACAGAAACCTTGTCTGTCTCTTCATCTTCCTCCAAAAATCTGCCTTCTTGATGACCTCGTTTATTGAGATAATAGAACCCTTCAAAGAGTGTTAATAACAAATGACGTTGAAGACGAAGTTTAATTGAAATGGTATAATTAAATTGAACTGTTTTTAGAACCTCTACTCCAATTACAGGATAACATTCCATCAACATCCCATAGGTCCCAGAAATTTCTCGGTTGAAATCTCTAACTCACTCCCAGCGGCATTTTCTTGGAAGTAAAAGTTTGAACTGTTTGTATAAGTTAATGAACTAGTTTCAAATTGTGGAAATTTTCTTCATACTGGTGGTACgcatatatgtgtgtgtgtattgcTTGAAATAAAGTCAAAATCTGATAGCTTTGTGCTTGCTCATTTGACTAATGACTCATGTATGTATGTGTTTACTGTTTTAATGTCTTTAGTGATGAAGTCTAGCTACTGTTGATTAGGGTcgttaaaggaaaaaaagaaaaagaaaaaagaggaaacttttttatttattttcggaaATGTGCTTTCGATTTTCATCAGTCGGCTTGTTTTTAGAATGCTTTTAGTAACCAATTATGTTATCTTGCCTTGTGTTTTATAGTGATGGAGAAACTTTTATATCAGCCGATGATCTGCGGATAAATCTCTGGAACTTGGAAATTAGCAATCAAAGTTTTAATATTGTTGATGTCAAGCCTGCTAACATGGAGGATCTGACTGGTAAGGTGTTGAAATTTTGATCAGTAGGGTATGGCGCTCCTTCTAGTAGCTGATATTTAAGtaatcaaaattgaaaatattaagtcaatacttttttctattaataaaaagaaaaaggaaacggAAAGGGTCTTTTATCTTCTTAAACTTTGGATTCTAAGTTTCCCTTGTGCTTCTGTAGAGGTGATAACGTCTGCAGAGTTTCATCCTACTCATTGCAATATGTTAGCATACAGTAGTTCAAAAGGATCCATCCGCTTAATTGATTTGCGGCAGTCAGCATTATGTGATTCTCACTCCAAATTGTAAGTGCCTTTACTGGTTTTAAAGAAGatgatttttttcttcatatcCTGCATATAAAAGCATCCTGTGGACTTGAAAACTCATGAGAAATTTCAATTGGGTGCAGATTTGAGGAGCAGGAAGCACCTGGTTCTAGATCCTTTTTCACTGAGATTATTGCCTCAATCTCTGATATCAAGTTTGGAAAGGATGGAAGATACATTCTTAGTCGTGATTACATGACTCTCAAGgttctcatttttttttatgtgatatTTGGCGACCATGTTACAATTTCATCATTTAGGTTAATAGAAAAGGGAAAGGTAGCCTTATAGCTCATGCAAAGCTCTCTTATTTCATGTCCATTTGGGAAGTTCCCGTTAGCTAGATCTCCAACAATTTTGGATTGGTGTGCCAAGAAAGCATATAGTTGGAAATTTGGAGTTATTATTATGTGGAAGGTTTTTTCTAGTAAAAATCATCTTATTCCTCTGAATCCAAGTACTCCGCAAAACAGTAAAGAAACAAGCTTGCCACAAACTCTACCTCCTTTGTGAGAGGAGAACGTGATATCACCTCCTCAACCTTGGCTTTGACATCTTTATTCCAAACCTGAAATTCACCTGCCGCTACTTCAACTGCGACCTCcccttttcctttttatttatttaggagTTTTTTTGTTGGAGATAATTGGTGATATCTCCATTCTCATCTTTACCTTTTGGCCTACTTTTATTATGATGGTCCTACTACATTGTTCtaatatcaataataaaattCATTAGGTATAGGGCTTCCTGGCACTTTTGAAGGGAAGATACTTGTTGTAGTTAACTTCTCTGGTGGTAGTGTTAAATATTAATGCCTGGTATGGTCATAACATGAGAATGTTGTGATTAAGTTTTTTTATTGTTAATCGTGGGTTGCTTGATCTTGTAAATGCCTGCAATAGTTCTGGAACCACTCTAAATACAGTGTGTTGTGTGTGCCTGCATGCATGTAGTATGCTTCCGGTTGTTTTTGGTTCAGATTTTGTACCTTTTGTTTCTTgttgattgattttcatattcACTCTTAGCTAAGGATTTTGGTGACTTTTTGCTTCTATATTTTAAGAGTAATGATTAGGTGTAACCTACGCTGAACCGGATACCTTGCATCTCTCCCGTGTAGATGGTGAAGAAAAAacaattgtatttcttttttaaatttttaattggTAAATGGCAAGATGTTTATTGGCAACTACAACCTATTTGAAAGTCTAGATAAATTCAACAAAGTTCAGATTGTTTTATCTTGTAACGAAGTGAGTTGTTTACTTATTTGCAGTTGTGGGATATTAATATGGATTCTGGTCCAGTTGCAGCATTTCAGGTTCATGAATATTTAAGACCTAAGG
It contains:
- the LOC103500741 gene encoding serine/threonine protein phosphatase 2A 55 kDa regulatory subunit B beta isoform-like is translated as MNGGNEVVAAPAGPPQPLDWKFSQVFGERTAGEEVQEVDIISAIEFDKSGDHLATGDRGGRVVLFERTDTKDHGGSRRDLERMDNAIIRHPEFRYKTEFQSHEPEFDYLKSLEIEEKINKIRWCQPANGALFLLSTNDKTIKYWKVQEKKVKKVSTMNVDPSKPAGNGSNASSSNSSSSGPYLANGGSPDRYPSNDLSFPARGIQSLRLPVVTSHETNLVARCRRVYAHAHDYHINSISNNSDGETFISADDLRINLWNLEISNQSFNIVDVKPANMEDLTEVITSAEFHPTHCNMLAYSSSKGSIRLIDLRQSALCDSHSKLFEEQEAPGSRSFFTEIIASISDIKFGKDGRYILSRDYMTLKLWDINMDSGPVAAFQVHEYLRPKLCDLYENDSIFDKFECCLSGDGLRVATGSYSNLFRVFGCISGSTEATTLEASKNPMRRQVQTPSRPARSLSSSITRVVRRGAESPGIDANGNSFDFTTKLLHLAWHPTENSIACAAANSLYMYYA